A window from Athalia rosae chromosome 5, iyAthRosa1.1, whole genome shotgun sequence encodes these proteins:
- the LOC105693098 gene encoding ufm1-specific protease 2, whose product MAPQLKISSNVIERLNKVSSACTGRLYGVVYENTLMVLTFTLDSDSSENDTDPSHVNLQLNMPAEIDLCGVLAIGCSDEAMLYTFKDIDVTDNPLLLKCGTCGLNLESYFYIHQKLEQAGNFQVLTELEIWQQFAYIRLEASFPIVTGKEGLIEALQQARKNIASGKVGFYLPRKNIYLLGGEIDPKESSVELLQSPSCTMYEGLNTNKSMIKRIPDIVDAIPADMFMISTTDKLSEGSVKCAPVLQHIKQSFECLDFNLKIDALSLVSLDIGMAQLYAVLVESVCRNLKLIEQSLYKQLVENGVAIKLPEPIHFKPRGCGHLFTITYPAASTNAEMLHYRTSLHAALALETTRPYFRKENALKFRNDIVANKTLLNPHEALQNSGVPGGKLSLVDGLYAYHHYMQDEFDDNGWGCAYRSLQTIVSWYRLQGYTDKPVPSHRDIQKCLVDIGDKQSTFIGSKQWIGSTEVGFVLESLLGVSVKVLCASSGQEMPALASSLAYHFQTQGTPVMIGGGVLAHTILGVDYNESSGDVKFLILDPHYTGVENLTTIINKGWCGWKSPEFWKKDAFYNMCLPLRPHCI is encoded by the exons ATGGCACCACAGCTGAAGATATCATCAAATGTAATCGAG AGACTAAACAAGGTGAGCTCAGCTTGTACCGGTCGACTGTATGGTGTGGTCTATGAAAATACTCTTATGGTTCTGACATTTACCCTGGATTCTGACAGCAGTGAGAATGACACTGATCCAAGTCATGTTAATTTGCAATTGAATATGCCTGCAGAAATTGACCTCTGTGGTGTGCTTGCAATTGGATGTAGTGATGAAGCAATGCTCTATACTTTTAAG GATATTGATGTGACGGACAACCCACTCCTTCTCAAGTGTGGAACCTGTGGCTTGAACTTGGAGTCATACTTTTACATTCACCAGAAATTGGAACAGGCTGGAAATTTCCAAGTCCTTACTGAGCTAGAGATTTGGCAGCAATTTGCATACATTCGACTTGAAGCTAGTTTTCCTATTGTCACGGGAAAAGAAGGACTCATAGAAGCCCTCCAACAAGCTAGAAAAAAT ATTGCATCTGGCAAAGTAGGATTCTATTTACCAAGGAAGAATATTTACCTGTTGGGTGGAGAAATTGATCCTAAGGAGTCCTCGGTAGAACTTCTACAATCTCCAAGTTGTACCATGTACGAGGGTCTCAACACTAATAAAAGCATGATCAAGCGTATCCCTGACATAGTG GATGCCATACCTGCAGATATGTTTAtgatttcgacaacagataaATTATCAGAAGGAAGTGTCAAATGTGCTCCTGTATTGCAGCACATAAAGC AGTCATTTGAATGCCTTGACTTCAACCTGAAGATAGATGCGCTTTCTTTAGTAAGTCTTGATATAGGAATGGCTCAACTCTATGCAGTCTTAGTGGAATCTGTCTGTCGcaatttaaaattgattgaacaATCTCTATACAAACAACTCGTAGAAAACGGAGTTGCAATTAAACTACCGGAACCAATACATTTCAAGCCACGAGGTTGTGGCCATCTCTTTACAATAACTTATCCAGCTGCAAGTACCAATGCTGAAATGT TACATTATCGCACAAGCTTGCACGCGGCTCTTGCTTTAGAGACAACCAGACCCtattttcgaaaagaaaacgcTCTCAAGTTTCGGAATGACATAGTTGCCAATAAGACACTCCTCAACCCTCATGAAGCACTTCAGAACTCCGGAG TTCCAGGAGGCAAGTTAAGCCTAGTTGACGGACTTTATGCTTATCATCACTACATGCAAGATGAATTTGACGATAATGGTTGGGGCTGTGCTTACCGGTCTCTCCAAACGATAGTCTCTTGGTACAG ATTGCAGGGTTATACTGATAAACCAGTGCCAAGCCACAGAGATATACAAAAATGCTTAGTTGATATTGGTGACAAGCAGTCTACTTTTATTGGAAGTAAGCAGTGGATAGGCTCAACTGAAGTAGGATTCGTACTTGAGAGCCTATTAGGTGTCTCTGTCAAAGTTTTGTGTGCTTCAAGTGGTCAGGAAATGCCAGCTCTGGCCTCTTCTCTGGCATACCATTTCCAAACACAGGGGACTCCTGTTATGATCG GCGGTGGCGTGTTGGCTCATACAATCTTAGGAGTAGATTATAACGAAAGCTCGGGAGATGTTAAATTCTTAATTCTGGACCCCCATTATACAGGAGTAGAAAATTTGACAACAATTATCAACAAAGGCTGGTGCGGTTGGAAGAGTCCAGAGTTTTGGAAGAAAGATGCGTTTTACAATATGTGTTTACCACTACGACCGCATTGCATATAA
- the LOC105693106 gene encoding mitochondrial import inner membrane translocase subunit Tim8-like encodes MADLFTSTTTYEDNSKGKSGSQAELEEFVMVEKQKAQFNAQIHEFNELCWEKCMDKPGSKIDSRTEACLTNCVDRFIDVSLLISNRFAQLLQKSAGGM; translated from the exons ATGGCAGACTTATTTACTAGCACTACCACATACGAAGACAATAGTAAAGGAAAAAGTGGCAGCCAAGCTGAATTGGAAGAATTTGTGATGGTTGAGAAGCAGAAAGCTCAATTTAATGCACAG aTACACGAGTTTAATGAACTCTGTTGGGAGAAATGCATGGATAAACCAGGTAGCAAAATAGATAGTCGGACAGAGGCATGTCTGACCAATTGTGTAGACAGATTCATAGACGTATCGCTTCTAATTAGTAACAGATTTGCGCAGTTACTACAGAAGAGTGCTGGTGGAATGTAA
- the LOC105693103 gene encoding 40S ribosomal protein S10-like, whose product MLMPKKNRVAIYEYLFKEGVMVAKKDYHAPKHPELETIPNLQVIKAMQSLKSRGYVNEQFAWRHFYWYLTNEGIEYLRAYLHLPPEIVPATLKKQARPETARPRPAAGPRSEGSRPAEDRAGYRRGPGGHPAPGDKKADVGAGTGDLEFRGGFGRGKAPQ is encoded by the exons ATGTTGATGCCCAAGAAGAATCGCGTAGCCATCTATGAGTACCTCTTCAAAGAGGGTGTGATGGTTGCAAAAAAGGATTATCATGCACCGAAGCATCCTGAACTCGAAACTATCCCCAACCTCCAAGTTATCAAGGCTATGCAG TCTCTGAAATCACGAGGCTATGTTAATGAACAGTTTGCCTGGAGGCACTTCTACTGGTACCTAACTAATGAAGGCATTGAATACCTGCGTGCTTATTTGCATTTACCACCCGAAATTGTACCAGCCACATTGAAAAAGCAAGCCAGACCAGAAACTGCGCGACCAAGACCAGCTGCTGGTCCCAGAAGTGAAGGATCTCGCCCTGCTGAAGATCGAGCTGGATATCGTAGAGGACCTGGTGGACATCCAGCACCTGGAGATAAGAAGGCTGATGTTGGAGCTGGCACTGGGGATTTGGAATTCCGTGGTGGATTTGGACGTGGCAAAGCCCCACAATGA
- the LOC105693105 gene encoding probable DNA-directed RNA polymerases I and III subunit RPAC2 has protein sequence MGRLAELAGDEKSGEKSRTFVFQDEGHTLGNALRSIIAQYPNVQFCGYTVPHPAETKMHFRIQAKSGRAVDVLRQGLEDLEKVCEHTTEAFESAWDSFRNKSDDSMDTNH, from the exons ATGGGTCGTCTAGCTGAG CTGGCTGGAGACGAAAAGTCTGGAGAAAAGTCACGAACATTTGTATTTCAAGACGAGGGACATACTTTAGGGAATGCTCTTCGCTCCATTATAGCTCAATA TCCTAATGTCCAGTTTTGTGGATATACTGTACCACATCCTGCAGAAACCAAGATGCACTTCAGGATACAAGCAAAATCTGGGCGAGCTGTAGATGTACTCAGACAAGGATTGGAAGACTTAGAAAAGGTCTGTGAGCATACAACTGAAGCATTTGAAAGTGCATGGGACAGCTTTCGAAATAAATCCGACGACTCAATGGATACTAATCATTAG
- the LOC105693101 gene encoding peptidyl-prolyl cis-trans isomerase D, which translates to MKRPLEEQGDDSQKNPIVFLDFTVDDEKVGRVVLELFKNVAPRTVENFRALCTGEYGTGLNGKPLHYKGSIIHKVIPQCMIQGGDIINFDGSGGESIYGPHFEDESFEKKNTEAGYLVMVNEGSRNSNSSQFVITSIPCPHLDETNVVFGKVLKGMGIVTELNEVPTIKDVPQQVIRIVDCGELGQGKSWGLEEEDGTADVYPPWPDDWDHDLFVDKLDNVYMGNVVMRIKDSGNHYFSKKDYIVAERKYKKALRYIDWMAKLKDLIKQPGAIDPAELKVQTLSNLAAVKLKRDQYREALKICNKVLDLDRKNCKAMYRRGLAQMGLNEHQLALRDMKQALEGMPNNKQIIREMDKVNKVIQSYLVYEKKICSKMFK; encoded by the exons ATGAAACGTCCCCTCGAGGAACAGGGTGATGACTCACAAAAAAACCCTATCGTGTTCCTCGATTTCACAGTTGATGATGAAAAAG TGGGGCGTGTTGTGTTAGAGCTATTCAAGAATGTAGCTCCAAGGACAGTAGAAAATTTCAGAGCTCTATGTACTGGGGAGTATGGGACTGGATTGAATGGAAAGCCTTTGCACTATAAAGGCTCTATCATCCACAAAG TGATCCCACAGTGCATGATTCAAGGTGGAGATATCATAAACTTTGACGGATCTGGTGGAGAAAGTATTTATGGGCCTCACTTTGAAGATGagagttttgagaaaaaaaatactgaggCTGGATACCTTGTCATGGTTAATGAAGGATCAAGAAACTCAAATAGCTCCCAGTTTGTTATTACTTCTATTCCTTGCCCACATCTAGATGAGACAAATGTTGTTTTTGGAAAAGTACTTAAAGGAATGGGTATTGTGACAGAACTAAACGAAGTTCCAACCATAAAAGATGTTCCACAGCAG GTAATTCGCATTGTGGACTGCGGAGAGCTTGGTCAAGGTAAATCTTGGGGCTTAGAGGAAGAAGATGGAACAGCAGATGTGTATCCACCTTGGCCGGATGATTGGGATCATGACTTATTTGTCGATAAACTTGAT AATGTTTACATGGGAAATGTTGTGATGAGAATTAAAGATTCTGGTAACCActatttttcgaagaaagatTACATAGTTgcagagagaaaatataaaaaagcgTTAAGATATATCGATTGGATGGCAAAGCTGAAGGATCTAATTAAACAGCCTGGTGCAATTGATCCGGCTGAGCTCAAAGTGCAAACTCTGTCAAATTTAGCCGCAGTTAAATTGAAACGCGACCAATATAGAGAAGCTTTGAAAATCTGTAACAAG gtACTGGACTTGGATAGAAAGAATTGCAAAGCTATGTACAGAAGAGGATTAGCCCAGATGGGATTAAATGAACATCAACTTGCTCTGAGAGATATGAAACAAGCGTTGGAAGGGATGCctaataataaacaaataatcaGAGAAATGGATAAAGTCAACAAGGTCATACAGTCTTATTTggtatacgagaaaaaaatatgctcGAAAATGTTCAAATAA